The Methylacidimicrobium sp. B4 genome contains a region encoding:
- the tpiA gene encoding triose-phosphate isomerase, which yields MRARTKIVAGNWKMNKTVAEAASLVEKLQKQLASFSGCEVVLCPPFTALASVAKLLKSTPQIRLGAQNLHPAPKGAFTGEISASMLREVGCQFVIVGHSERRRYFGETDAFLREKLLAAVSAGLHPIFCVGEDLPDREAGRWPDHLRSQLQGVLHALPLPVLSEIVLAYEPVWAIGTGRNATPEQAQEAHALLRQELERLHGQSIASRLTLQYGGSVTPQNARELLAQPDVDGLLVGGASLEAESFTSILLSVE from the coding sequence GTGAGGGCGCGTACCAAAATCGTCGCCGGCAACTGGAAGATGAACAAGACGGTTGCCGAGGCGGCTTCTCTGGTCGAGAAGCTCCAGAAGCAGCTGGCTTCCTTCTCCGGTTGCGAAGTGGTTCTCTGCCCTCCTTTCACGGCTCTGGCGAGCGTCGCGAAGCTCCTGAAGTCCACTCCTCAGATCCGGCTTGGGGCGCAGAATCTTCATCCCGCGCCCAAAGGAGCGTTTACGGGGGAAATTTCGGCCTCGATGCTCCGCGAAGTCGGTTGCCAGTTCGTCATCGTCGGCCACTCCGAACGCCGCCGCTACTTCGGCGAAACCGACGCCTTCCTCCGCGAGAAGCTCCTTGCCGCCGTTTCAGCGGGCTTGCACCCGATCTTCTGTGTGGGAGAGGATCTTCCAGATCGGGAAGCGGGCCGGTGGCCAGATCATCTGCGCTCTCAGCTTCAAGGGGTGCTTCATGCGCTGCCCCTCCCAGTTCTTTCGGAAATCGTGCTCGCCTACGAGCCTGTCTGGGCGATCGGCACTGGACGCAACGCCACCCCGGAGCAGGCGCAGGAAGCTCACGCCTTGCTTCGACAGGAGTTGGAGAGGCTTCATGGGCAGTCCATCGCTTCTCGACTGACGCTCCAGTATGGGGGAAGCGTCACTCCGCAGAATGCCCGTGAGCTTTTGGCTCAGCCAGACGTAGATGGACTCCTCGTGGGAGGGGCGAGCTTGGAGGCCGAAAGCTTTACCTCCATTCTCCTTTCCGTAGAATAG
- a CDS encoding ABC transporter permease: MKANGQRPKARLDRWTALAAASLAFLLVVAIFGPLLSRYSAAEISEESLACPSLNHWMGTDIHGRDLLTRLLCGARISFLVGFFGAFVSLVIGSTYGALAGYAGGKVDRLLMQLVDLLYSLPTLILVIVLIALLEAPLRKALIGWQLTILLPYSRIFLLFLGLGLVEWLTMARVVRSRVLVLKAAIFVQAAQVIGRSPFGILRHHILPHLLGIVAVYLTLTVPAVILAESFLSFLGLGVEPPSASLGTLLADGAQAINPMKMAWWLLVFPGGMLAWTLWSLNALGDKLRDLLDPSGR, from the coding sequence GTGAAGGCCAATGGCCAAAGGCCCAAGGCGAGGCTCGACCGGTGGACCGCCCTTGCGGCCGCCTCCCTCGCCTTCTTGCTGGTAGTGGCGATCTTCGGACCCCTGCTTTCTCGCTATTCGGCGGCGGAGATCAGCGAAGAGTCCTTGGCGTGCCCGAGCCTCAACCATTGGATGGGGACCGATATTCATGGGCGTGACCTTTTGACCCGTCTGCTCTGCGGCGCGCGAATCTCCTTCCTGGTCGGCTTCTTCGGCGCGTTCGTGAGCCTCGTGATCGGCTCAACCTACGGAGCGCTCGCGGGGTACGCGGGAGGAAAGGTCGATCGGCTCCTCATGCAGCTGGTCGATCTTCTCTACTCCCTCCCCACCCTCATCTTGGTGATCGTCCTGATCGCCTTGCTCGAAGCCCCCCTGAGGAAGGCGTTGATTGGCTGGCAGCTCACGATCCTGCTCCCCTACAGCCGCATCTTCCTCCTCTTCCTTGGCCTCGGGCTTGTCGAATGGCTCACGATGGCCCGCGTCGTCCGGAGTCGTGTCCTGGTGCTCAAAGCCGCGATCTTCGTCCAGGCGGCGCAGGTGATCGGAAGGTCACCCTTCGGCATTCTCCGTCACCATATCCTGCCCCACCTCTTGGGAATCGTGGCGGTCTACTTGACCTTGACCGTTCCCGCTGTGATCTTGGCCGAGTCGTTCCTGAGCTTCCTCGGCCTGGGAGTCGAGCCCCCCTCCGCAAGCTTGGGGACACTCTTGGCTGATGGAGCCCAGGCGATCAACCCGATGAAGATGGCCTGGTGGCTTCTGGTCTTCCCCGGCGGAATGCTCGCCTGGACCCTCTGGTCGCTCAACGCTCTCGGAGACAAGCTGCGAGATCTGCTCGACCCCTCCGGCCGGTAA
- the secG gene encoding preprotein translocase subunit SecG translates to MIRILFDILVVGYALVALLLVLVILMQRSKQEGLGATFGSGVTDALFGAQTSSILVKGTSWLAAVFFSLAVILSFLSGRIAADHGTIQEKLHHPTTSSPASRTFPATTPKPAK, encoded by the coding sequence ATGATACGGATCCTCTTCGATATTCTCGTCGTCGGATATGCGCTGGTGGCGCTCTTGCTCGTTCTGGTCATCCTCATGCAGCGAAGCAAGCAGGAAGGGTTGGGAGCCACGTTCGGCAGCGGGGTCACCGATGCCCTCTTTGGAGCGCAAACCTCGAGCATCCTCGTCAAAGGCACATCCTGGCTGGCGGCGGTCTTTTTCAGCTTGGCGGTCATCCTCTCCTTCCTCTCCGGCCGGATCGCCGCCGATCACGGAACGATCCAGGAGAAGCTGCACCATCCCACGACCTCTTCCCCTGCGAGCCGAACCTTCCCGGCAACGACGCCGAAGCCAGCGAAATGA
- the pgk gene encoding phosphoglycerate kinase, which yields MAKRTILDVDVRGKRVLMRVDFNVPVEYVDGDARITDDTRIRASLPTVQNLVKRGARLVLMSHLGRPKGKADPKLSLRPVADRLGYLLQKPVSFSNDCIGSGAENSVKALQDGAVLLLENLRFHPEEEKNDPAFSRQLASLGEIYVNDAFGTAHRAHASTEGVAHFLPERVIGFLMEKELHFLGEELENPARPFVVILGGAKVSDKIRVIDRLLSKADALIIGGAMAYTFYLAQGKAVGKSLVEPDRVEMARRALDKAASRGIELLLPIDSYIVEEIDFEHRQTSPGRYTQPGEEIPGEWRGVDIGPATIAAMRRLLAGARTIFWNGPMGVFEIRGCDKGTFSVAEMVAENRDAVSIVGGGDSVKALHRSGLSDRITFISTGGGASLEFLEGVPLPGVSVIPDKTEKEESQAAVPSSSEGPTKAFLPV from the coding sequence ATGGCAAAGCGGACCATTCTCGATGTAGACGTGCGCGGGAAACGAGTGCTCATGCGAGTCGATTTCAATGTCCCGGTCGAGTACGTCGACGGCGACGCGCGAATCACCGACGATACGCGGATACGGGCGAGCCTCCCAACCGTTCAGAACCTCGTAAAGCGGGGCGCTCGTCTCGTTCTGATGAGTCACTTGGGTCGCCCCAAGGGAAAGGCGGATCCCAAGTTGAGCTTGCGTCCTGTGGCCGATCGCCTGGGCTATTTGCTGCAAAAGCCGGTTTCCTTCTCAAACGACTGCATCGGTTCCGGAGCGGAAAACTCGGTCAAGGCGCTTCAGGATGGAGCGGTCCTCCTGCTCGAGAACCTCCGTTTTCATCCCGAGGAGGAAAAGAACGACCCAGCTTTCAGCCGGCAGCTTGCCAGCCTGGGGGAGATCTACGTCAACGATGCGTTCGGAACGGCCCACCGTGCGCACGCCTCGACCGAAGGGGTAGCCCACTTTCTCCCGGAGCGGGTCATTGGCTTCCTCATGGAGAAGGAGCTCCACTTTCTCGGAGAGGAGTTGGAGAACCCGGCTCGCCCCTTTGTCGTAATCCTGGGCGGAGCCAAAGTTTCCGACAAGATCCGCGTGATCGACCGGCTCCTCAGCAAGGCCGATGCCCTCATCATCGGGGGAGCGATGGCGTACACGTTTTATCTGGCACAGGGCAAGGCGGTAGGAAAATCGCTCGTCGAGCCCGATCGGGTGGAGATGGCCCGTCGGGCTCTCGACAAGGCGGCGAGCCGCGGGATCGAGCTGCTGCTGCCGATCGACAGCTACATCGTCGAGGAGATCGATTTCGAGCACCGTCAAACCTCTCCGGGGCGTTACACGCAGCCCGGGGAGGAGATTCCCGGAGAGTGGCGAGGAGTTGATATCGGCCCCGCGACGATTGCCGCCATGCGGCGCCTGCTCGCAGGAGCACGGACGATTTTCTGGAACGGCCCGATGGGAGTCTTTGAGATTCGCGGTTGCGACAAGGGGACCTTTTCCGTTGCGGAGATGGTCGCCGAGAACCGGGATGCCGTGAGCATCGTGGGCGGGGGTGATTCTGTGAAGGCTCTCCACCGCTCCGGGCTTTCCGACCGCATCACCTTCATTTCCACGGGCGGCGGAGCGTCGCTCGAGTTTCTGGAAGGAGTACCGTTACCGGGAGTGTCGGTGATCCCCGACAAGACCGAGAAGGAAGAAAGCCAGGCGGCCGTCCCATCTTCGAGCGAAGGACCAACCAAGGCGTTTCTTCCGGTGTGA
- the gap gene encoding type I glyceraldehyde-3-phosphate dehydrogenase, with translation MTRIAINGFGRIGRLILRIIAERQLLGQIPIVAVNDLVPADNLAYLLRYDSNYGRFSLPIQSAKSSPGLDKDDLLRIDGHEIRCLEVKEGPAAMPWADLGVSLVLESTGLFTSADKARGHLKAGAEAVVITAPGKDADITVVYGVNHQQIDRSKHSIISNASCTTNGLTPMVHVLLKEGFGIEEGLMTTVHSATATQKVQDGPSRKDWRGGRSVDGNIIPASTGAAKATALVLPEVKGKLTGMSFRVPTPTVSVVDLTVRTTKATSYAEICMAMKQASESYLDGVLGYTEDPVVSRDFLKDSHSSIFDASAGIGLNPHFFKLIAWYDNEWGYANRCVDLVHYLLQSKK, from the coding sequence GTGACAAGAATTGCCATTAACGGGTTTGGGCGGATCGGGCGGCTCATCTTACGCATCATCGCGGAGCGACAGCTGTTGGGGCAGATCCCGATTGTCGCCGTCAACGACCTGGTTCCGGCGGACAACCTCGCCTATCTGCTTCGTTACGACAGCAACTATGGTCGATTCTCCCTTCCCATCCAATCCGCAAAATCGAGTCCCGGCCTCGACAAGGACGACCTCTTGCGGATCGACGGGCATGAGATTCGCTGCCTGGAAGTCAAGGAAGGGCCGGCAGCGATGCCCTGGGCCGATCTGGGCGTCAGTCTCGTCCTCGAATCGACCGGCCTCTTTACGAGCGCCGACAAAGCCCGAGGGCACCTCAAGGCTGGCGCAGAAGCCGTGGTCATCACTGCTCCCGGCAAGGATGCCGACATCACGGTGGTTTACGGCGTCAACCACCAGCAGATCGACCGGAGCAAGCACTCGATCATTTCGAATGCGAGCTGCACGACCAATGGTCTGACGCCCATGGTTCATGTCCTGCTCAAGGAAGGATTCGGCATCGAGGAAGGCCTCATGACTACGGTGCACAGTGCCACCGCGACCCAGAAGGTCCAGGACGGTCCTTCCCGCAAGGATTGGCGCGGGGGCCGCTCGGTCGACGGCAACATCATTCCGGCGAGCACGGGCGCGGCCAAGGCAACGGCGCTCGTCTTGCCGGAAGTCAAAGGGAAGCTTACGGGAATGTCCTTCCGAGTCCCCACCCCGACCGTGTCCGTGGTCGACTTGACCGTGCGGACGACGAAGGCGACGAGCTACGCGGAAATTTGCATGGCGATGAAGCAAGCGAGCGAGAGCTATCTCGACGGAGTCCTTGGCTACACGGAGGACCCGGTCGTTTCGCGCGACTTTCTCAAGGATTCGCACTCTAGCATCTTCGATGCCAGCGCGGGCATTGGCCTCAACCCTCACTTCTTCAAGCTGATCGCTTGGTACGACAACGAGTGGGGCTACGCGAACCGGTGCGTGGACCTCGTACACTATCTCTTGCAGTCGAAGAAGTAA
- a CDS encoding bifunctional methionine sulfoxide reductase B/A protein: MFVFLDEWGRPSAPTKGAYVQKRKEQWRYLLGDSTYAITREGATEPAFCGRFHASKEEGFYLCADCGLPLFSSRAKYVSGTGWPSFFTPFAPQNLRQAEDRSHGMVREEILCARCGAHLGHVFPDGPPPTGLRYCINSGALVFLPQRLLQGRGKEGEPLERAVFAGGCFWGIEQAFEKEKGVEAAFSGYSGGSVPFPTYEEVCTGRTGHAEAVLVLFDPRKISYEELLGKFWDVHDPTTRNQQGPDVGSQYRSAIFVYDEEQRKAAERSRRGLSESGRFRNPIVTEIVPADGFFFAEEYHQRYNEKHGVSGSCGRPN; the protein is encoded by the coding sequence ATGTTTGTGTTCTTGGACGAGTGGGGCCGGCCGAGCGCGCCGACCAAGGGGGCGTATGTTCAGAAGAGGAAGGAGCAGTGGCGCTACCTGCTGGGCGATTCGACCTATGCAATCACCCGGGAAGGCGCGACGGAGCCTGCGTTCTGCGGCCGCTTTCATGCCAGCAAGGAAGAGGGGTTTTACCTCTGCGCCGACTGTGGCTTGCCTCTCTTTTCCTCGAGGGCGAAGTATGTTTCGGGGACGGGTTGGCCTAGCTTTTTCACACCCTTTGCCCCTCAGAACCTTCGGCAGGCGGAGGATCGGAGTCATGGAATGGTTCGCGAAGAGATCCTCTGCGCCCGTTGTGGGGCTCATTTGGGCCACGTCTTTCCTGACGGCCCTCCTCCGACCGGGCTTCGCTATTGCATTAATTCCGGAGCGCTTGTCTTCCTTCCGCAACGTCTCCTCCAAGGGAGAGGCAAAGAGGGAGAGCCGCTGGAGCGGGCAGTCTTCGCCGGCGGCTGCTTCTGGGGGATCGAGCAGGCATTCGAGAAGGAGAAGGGAGTGGAGGCGGCTTTCTCCGGCTACTCCGGAGGCTCGGTTCCCTTCCCGACTTATGAAGAGGTCTGCACGGGCCGCACAGGCCACGCGGAGGCCGTGCTCGTGCTCTTCGATCCCCGAAAGATTTCCTACGAAGAGCTCTTGGGCAAGTTTTGGGACGTTCACGACCCGACAACCCGGAATCAGCAAGGCCCGGATGTCGGCTCACAGTATCGCTCGGCAATCTTTGTCTACGACGAGGAGCAGCGGAAGGCCGCCGAGCGTTCGCGCCGGGGCCTGAGCGAGAGCGGGAGGTTTCGCAACCCGATCGTCACGGAGATTGTGCCCGCCGACGGGTTCTTCTTCGCCGAAGAGTACCACCAGAGATACAACGAAAAGCACGGGGTCTCCGGAAGCTGCGGGCGCCCCAATTGA
- a CDS encoding IS200/IS605 family accessory protein TnpB-related protein produces the protein MSDRPVFTYQTRLRLAAEQVAALDAYADLYGQAERALFARMRVGIPMGDLKREFLRRFGITARQFNAIRVGLEGKIASIRERLPEWIAEAESRIQRAERVIGILSAREPGSEKLHQKKRRLGNLRARLAARIADRDSGRVRLCFGSRRLFRKQFALEENGYASHAEWKEDWQAARSDQFFVIGSKDETAGNQSCRASIEDDGSLTLRLRLPDALASDGKLLVIPGVRFAYGQEEILQALAASRVVFSQTKTGKPVRKREGVAVSYRFLRDRKGWRVFASVEARPVPIATSRLAGAVGIDINHDHLAVAETDRFGNLRRALRVDLNLYGKTEDQAKAIIGDAARMIVEMARERGLPLVLERLDLKKRRAELEVASPSAARKISSFCYSKTIAMLKAACFRAGVEGIEVDPAYTSVIGAVNHARRHGIGSHQGAAYAVARRGLGLSERPTVREAIAPARNGGHLTFALPVRNRAKHVWSFWSEVRRRLKAAHAAHARSGGLREPPAPLLPETRALGATWALPAQSRHANRRQNCSADVIDDLPW, from the coding sequence ATGAGTGATCGTCCGGTCTTCACCTACCAGACGCGCTTGAGGCTGGCGGCGGAGCAGGTCGCGGCTCTGGACGCCTATGCGGATCTCTACGGGCAAGCCGAGCGGGCCCTCTTTGCCAGGATGCGGGTGGGGATTCCGATGGGCGATCTCAAGCGCGAGTTCCTGCGGCGCTTTGGGATCACCGCCCGGCAGTTCAACGCGATTCGCGTCGGCCTCGAGGGCAAGATCGCCTCGATCCGGGAGCGGCTTCCGGAGTGGATCGCCGAGGCCGAATCCCGCATCCAGAGAGCCGAAAGGGTCATCGGCATCCTCTCGGCGAGGGAGCCAGGCTCGGAGAAGCTTCATCAGAAGAAGCGGCGGCTTGGGAACCTTCGCGCCAGGCTCGCGGCGCGGATCGCCGACCGGGACTCGGGTCGCGTCCGCCTCTGCTTCGGCTCCCGCCGCCTCTTCCGCAAGCAGTTTGCCCTCGAGGAGAACGGCTATGCCAGCCATGCGGAGTGGAAAGAGGATTGGCAGGCGGCGCGGAGCGACCAGTTCTTCGTGATCGGCTCGAAGGACGAGACCGCGGGCAACCAGTCCTGCCGGGCTTCGATCGAGGACGACGGCAGCCTGACCCTGCGTCTGCGTCTTCCCGATGCGCTGGCCTCGGATGGCAAGCTTCTGGTCATTCCCGGCGTGCGATTCGCCTATGGCCAGGAGGAGATCCTTCAGGCGCTTGCCGCGAGCCGGGTTGTCTTCTCGCAAACCAAGACGGGCAAGCCTGTCCGGAAGCGGGAGGGAGTGGCGGTAAGCTACCGCTTTTTAAGGGATCGGAAGGGCTGGCGGGTCTTCGCGAGCGTCGAGGCCAGGCCGGTTCCCATTGCGACGAGCCGTCTGGCGGGAGCGGTTGGGATCGACATCAACCACGACCATCTGGCCGTGGCGGAGACGGACCGGTTCGGCAACCTGCGGCGGGCCCTTCGGGTGGATCTCAACCTCTACGGCAAGACCGAAGATCAAGCCAAGGCGATCATCGGCGACGCGGCGAGGATGATTGTGGAGATGGCACGGGAGCGTGGTCTTCCCCTGGTCCTTGAGCGGCTGGATCTCAAGAAAAGGAGGGCTGAGCTTGAGGTGGCGAGTCCATCCGCCGCCAGGAAGATCTCGTCGTTTTGCTACTCCAAGACCATCGCCATGCTCAAGGCGGCCTGTTTTCGAGCCGGAGTCGAGGGGATCGAAGTCGATCCGGCCTATACTTCCGTGATCGGCGCGGTGAATCACGCGCGTCGTCACGGCATCGGTTCTCACCAGGGCGCGGCCTATGCCGTGGCCAGGAGAGGCTTGGGCCTCTCCGAGCGTCCGACCGTGCGGGAGGCCATTGCGCCAGCCCGCAATGGCGGCCACCTCACCTTTGCCCTACCCGTGAGGAATCGGGCGAAGCATGTGTGGTCGTTCTGGTCGGAGGTTCGGAGGAGGCTCAAAGCGGCGCATGCAGCGCATGCCCGGTCGGGAGGCTTGCGAGAGCCGCCCGCGCCTTTGCTCCCGGAAACGCGGGCATTGGGCGCAACCTGGGCATTGCCGGCGCAATCCCGGCACGCGAACCGTCGGCAGAACTGTTCGGCCGACGTCATCGACGACCTTCCCTGGTAG
- a CDS encoding IS607 family transposase, with the protein MKLSVWARRQGIGYKTAWRMGKDGKMPVAVEQLPTGTAIVHAEERQPGGVALYAPVSSADRKADLDRQLARLTEWALAKRLPIVDAVKGVGSGMNGHRKGLLRLLRDPKVGVILVEHRDRRMRFGFEHVEAALAAHGRSLLVIDPEEMTDDIVRDLHEDIESMCARLYGKRSARNRAKKALEAFHE; encoded by the coding sequence ATGAAGCTGAGCGTCTGGGCAAGGCGGCAGGGGATTGGCTACAAGACGGCTTGGCGGATGGGGAAGGACGGGAAGATGCCGGTGGCGGTCGAGCAGCTGCCGACCGGGACGGCGATCGTGCATGCGGAGGAGAGGCAGCCCGGCGGAGTTGCCCTCTATGCGCCCGTCTCCAGCGCCGACCGGAAGGCCGATCTGGACAGGCAGCTGGCGCGGCTGACGGAGTGGGCGCTCGCCAAGCGGTTGCCGATTGTCGATGCGGTCAAGGGGGTTGGCTCCGGGATGAACGGCCATCGCAAGGGGCTCTTGCGGCTCTTGCGCGATCCGAAGGTCGGCGTCATTCTGGTCGAGCATCGGGACCGGCGGATGCGCTTTGGATTCGAGCATGTGGAGGCGGCCTTGGCTGCGCATGGCAGATCCCTGCTGGTTATCGATCCCGAGGAGATGACCGACGACATCGTCCGCGATCTGCACGAGGACATCGAGTCGATGTGCGCGAGGCTCTACGGCAAGCGGTCCGCCAGGAACCGGGCGAAAAAGGCGCTCGAGGCTTTCCATGAGTGA
- a CDS encoding peptide ABC transporter substrate-binding protein — MFVYGFRNGSLSLRTVVCGILLVALANCRHSPPSDRLVVINGPEPESLDPQVITGQPEGRICKALFEGLTAEDKEGNVVPGIAREWSVSPDGRTYRFLLRESCWSDGSPLTAQDFAASWQRALEPRIAAKYADLLYCIENAEAYNRGRLRDFSQVGVRAIDSRTLEVHLIGPTPFFPSLCAQSIFSPVPLAVVRRHGDDWIKPGKLIGNGPYLLDSWQINDRIVLRKNPRYWRQETVRIPWIEALAVTRASAAFNLFASGKADLILDKGLIPTFFLSELRKQPYFHSAPFLATYFYRFNVTTPPLNDPRVRKALALSVDRERLIRTVTRGGERPAHSLTPPGIPGYTPPTGLGFDPDRARALLAEAGFPGGRGFPPLTLLYNSSEQNEQIATEIQAIWRQILGISVSLRNQEWKVYLNSVQSLSYQIARSSWVGDYEDPFTFLGCFLRNSGNNNTGWSNDRYEKLLTEATVTVAPKERLALLHEAESILVKEELPILPIYFYSGIMLYHETRLGGISANLLDEHPFREIYFRTRSAADSADP; from the coding sequence ATGTTTGTCTATGGTTTTAGGAACGGTTCGCTCAGCCTTCGCACCGTCGTTTGCGGCATCCTCCTGGTCGCTCTGGCGAATTGCCGCCATTCCCCTCCCTCCGATCGGCTGGTCGTCATTAACGGCCCTGAGCCGGAGAGCCTCGACCCCCAGGTGATCACGGGGCAGCCCGAGGGGCGCATCTGCAAAGCCCTCTTCGAAGGCCTCACCGCAGAGGACAAGGAGGGAAACGTCGTTCCCGGCATCGCGCGAGAGTGGTCCGTCTCTCCGGATGGACGGACCTACCGGTTTCTCCTCCGTGAGAGCTGCTGGAGCGACGGGAGCCCACTCACCGCTCAGGATTTCGCTGCATCCTGGCAGCGTGCTCTCGAGCCCCGGATAGCGGCCAAGTATGCAGATCTGCTCTATTGTATCGAAAACGCCGAAGCCTATAACCGAGGCCGGCTCCGCGACTTTTCCCAAGTGGGCGTCCGAGCGATCGATTCCCGCACGCTCGAAGTCCATCTGATCGGTCCGACCCCATTCTTTCCCTCGCTCTGCGCTCAATCCATCTTTTCTCCAGTTCCACTCGCGGTCGTGCGAAGACATGGCGACGATTGGATCAAGCCCGGGAAGCTCATCGGCAACGGCCCCTACCTTCTCGATTCGTGGCAGATCAATGATCGGATCGTCCTTCGCAAGAACCCTCGATACTGGCGGCAGGAGACCGTTCGCATCCCTTGGATCGAAGCACTGGCCGTAACGCGAGCATCCGCTGCGTTCAACCTTTTTGCGAGCGGCAAGGCCGATCTCATCCTCGACAAGGGACTCATTCCGACCTTCTTTCTTTCCGAGCTGCGGAAGCAGCCCTACTTCCATTCCGCCCCGTTCCTGGCCACCTACTTTTATCGGTTCAACGTAACTACGCCCCCCCTGAACGATCCGCGTGTCCGCAAAGCGCTCGCCTTGTCGGTCGACCGGGAGCGACTGATCCGCACGGTCACTCGTGGCGGAGAGCGTCCGGCCCATTCCTTGACGCCTCCCGGAATTCCCGGATATACGCCGCCGACCGGCCTGGGATTCGATCCCGATCGGGCCAGAGCCCTTCTCGCCGAGGCGGGCTTTCCGGGCGGCCGAGGTTTCCCCCCCCTGACCCTGCTTTATAATTCGAGCGAGCAGAACGAGCAGATCGCCACCGAGATCCAGGCGATTTGGCGGCAGATTCTAGGAATTTCGGTGAGCCTGCGCAATCAGGAGTGGAAGGTCTATCTCAATTCCGTACAGTCACTCTCCTACCAGATCGCGCGTTCGAGCTGGGTGGGAGATTACGAAGATCCCTTCACCTTCCTTGGATGCTTCCTGCGCAACAGCGGGAACAACAATACCGGCTGGTCGAACGACCGGTACGAGAAGCTCCTGACCGAAGCGACGGTGACCGTGGCTCCGAAGGAGCGCCTTGCCCTGCTGCACGAAGCCGAGTCCATTCTCGTCAAAGAGGAGCTTCCCATCCTTCCCATCTACTTTTACTCTGGAATCATGCTCTACCACGAAACCCGCCTGGGAGGCATCAGCGCCAACCTGCTCGACGAGCACCCGTTCCGAGAGATCTACTTTCGCACTCGGTCGGCAGCGGATTCGGCCGACCCCTAA
- a CDS encoding ABC transporter permease, translating to MLAFLLRRLTGAVPVLLGVITITFFLVRLAPGSPFAGERAIPPAILQELEARYKLNGSLWEQYTSYVSDVLHGDLRLSTRYRNRTVNEIIGQTLPVSLTLGGSAFALALGFGIAAGVWAAVRHNRTADRLVQILCLAGISIPSFVLAPLAVLLFSLHWRLLPPGGWGSFRELLLPASCLALPYAAVVARLTRASMLEILPMDYIRTARAKGLPAATILFVHGLKPASLPIVAYAAPLAANLLTGSLVIEEIFGIHGMGSFFVEGVLSRDVFLVAGVTLVYSALLIGFNLLADLTSAWLDKRVQLS from the coding sequence ATGCTCGCCTTTCTTCTCCGCCGCTTGACGGGAGCCGTCCCCGTGCTTCTGGGGGTGATCACGATCACCTTCTTTCTCGTTCGCCTGGCTCCCGGCAGCCCATTTGCCGGGGAACGGGCTATCCCGCCCGCGATCCTGCAGGAGCTGGAAGCCCGCTACAAGCTGAACGGTTCCCTGTGGGAGCAATATACGAGCTACGTGTCCGACGTCCTCCACGGCGATCTCCGTCTGTCGACCCGATACCGGAATCGCACCGTCAATGAGATTATCGGCCAGACGCTTCCCGTATCCCTGACGCTCGGGGGTAGTGCATTCGCCCTCGCGCTCGGCTTCGGCATCGCCGCCGGAGTCTGGGCTGCGGTTCGGCACAATCGGACGGCCGACCGCCTCGTTCAAATCCTCTGCTTGGCCGGAATCTCGATTCCCAGCTTTGTGCTCGCCCCCCTCGCCGTCCTGCTCTTCTCGCTGCACTGGAGGCTGCTGCCTCCTGGCGGCTGGGGAAGCTTCCGCGAGCTCCTTCTCCCCGCAAGCTGCCTCGCCCTGCCCTATGCTGCGGTCGTGGCGAGGCTCACGCGCGCCAGCATGCTCGAGATCCTGCCGATGGACTATATCCGCACCGCTCGAGCGAAGGGGCTCCCCGCCGCGACGATCCTCTTCGTCCACGGGCTCAAGCCCGCCTCCCTTCCGATCGTGGCCTACGCGGCTCCCCTTGCCGCCAACCTCCTGACCGGCTCCCTCGTCATCGAGGAGATCTTCGGCATCCACGGAATGGGCTCTTTCTTCGTGGAGGGCGTCTTGAGTCGCGACGTTTTTCTGGTCGCCGGGGTGACTCTGGTCTATAGCGCACTTCTGATCGGCTTCAACCTGTTGGCCGATCTCACATCGGCATGGCTCGACAAGAGAGTTCAACTATCGTGA